The Deinococcus ruber region GACAGCAGCGCCGACAGTGCGCCCAGCACCAGCCCCTGATCTTCGGCCAGCACGACGCGGATCATGCGCCCGCCTGCCGCAGACCCGTCTGAGCGCTCGCCTGCACCTCAAGGGGAAAGCTGGCCCGCAGGCAGGTTCCGCTGCGGCGACTGACCTGCACGTCGCCGCCCGTTGCCCGTACCCGTTCACGCATGCTGGTCAGGCCGGTGCCCTCGACGTGCGGACTGTCTGATTTAGAGCTGCCGTCGTCGCGCACTTCCAGCACGAACGCCTGTCCCTCTCGCAGCACCCGCACGGCGGCGTTCCGGGCGTGGGCGTGCCGCACGATGTTGGTCACGGCTTCTCGCAGCACCATTTCCATCGCGTATTCCACCGCCGCCGGAAGATTCAGGCCGCCGCTGTTCAGCTCGGGCGCGTCGAGTTCCAGGCGCACGCCCGCCGCATCCAGCGCCACCTTGCTGCGGGCCAGCTCGGCACTCAGGCCGCTGCCCCGGTAGCCGCGCACCGCACTCCGCACTTCGCCCAGCGCTTCCCGCGAGATGCGCTCGACATCGGCGATTTCAGCGATGGCCCGCGCCGGGTCGCGTTCGGCCAGCTTGCGGGCCAGTTCGCTCTTCAGCACGATCACGCTCAGGGTGTGGCCCAGCAGGTCGTGCAGATCGCGGGCGATGCGTTCGCGCTCGGCGTCGGCGGCCAGCTTCTCTTTCTCGGCCTGAACGCGGGCCAGCCGGATGCTGGAGATGGTCTGCCTATACGCGGCGTGGTTGCCCCATAGCGCCACCAGCGTCAGCACCAGAATCTGCACCAGATCGACCACTCCCAGGTGCCCCAGGCCGGGGCGCAGGGTGCCCAGAGTGCCTATCCAACCGGGGGTCAGCAGCGCGGCCACGATGATCGCCATGCCCCACACACCTACCCGCAGACTCGCCTGATAGCCGATCAAGGCTCCGGCATACACCAGAAAAGTGGCGCTGTCGTAGCCGACCACCAGCAGCCCCAGCGTGTACATCAGCACGCAGGCCGCGAAGCCCAGCACGATCAGCGCCTGATGCCGCTTCCAGATGCGCCGGGTATAGATGGTGATCCACACGCCCGTGAAGGCCAGCAGCGCCATGAATGCCAGCGCCGTCAGCCAGGGAGAATGCGGCGCACTCAGATACGCGCGGATGGGGAAGAACAGGTAGCCCAGCCACACCAGCGGAAAAATGCGCCACATGCGGCGGCGGGCCGGTGCATCGTCGGGGGGCGGTGTGCGGTCTTCAGGGCGTGTCACGTCGGGCAACCTCGGGGAATGAGTCGGAAGGTCTCAAGAACAGCATAGAGCGGGGAGAACGGCAGATGGCCCGCTCGCCCCGCTGGACTGGAGACCTTCAGCCCCCGCGCCGCGCTTCGTCCCGGCGGTAGGCCCACAGGCTCAGGCCCAGGAACAGCAGCGCGTAACCACCCAGCACCGCCCAGTGCGTCAGCTGGTTCGACGGGTCTTTTGCGCCCAGCGCCGTCCAGCCGAGCTGCCCGTAGTGGTAGGCAGGCAGGTACGGCGCGATACTCTGGATGAACTTCGGAGCCACATCCAGCGGATAGAAGATGCCCGACGCGAACATCAGCGGAATATTGATCAGGTTGGCGGTCGGGGCGGCTCCGCTCGGCCCCAATGCCAGCCCCAGCGTCAGGCCCAGCAGCGCAAACGGCACCATGCCGACCAGCAGGCGCAGCAGCACCACGCCCAGCATGCTCGCCGGAAGGCTGACCCCGCCAGAGATACGGGCGAACACCAGCAGCACCAGCACGCTCAGCAGGCCCATCAGCATGGCGGCCAGCACCTTCGACGCCAGATACGCGCCGGGCGTGACGGGCGTGATGCGGAGTTGACGCATCCAGCCGCTCGCCCGCTCGGTGGCGATATTCACCCCGAAGGCGAACAGTGCGGTACTGACCAGCGAGTACGCCGCATACGACACGACCATATACTGCCCGGCCTGCACGCCGCCCAGATGCCCGTCCAGATTGGGCAGCGCGAACAGCGCGAAGAACATGACAGGCAGCAGCAGGCTCGGCATCACGAAGGCGCGGTTGCGAACGAGTTTCAGCAGTTCGGTGCGGAACAGGGCCGCAAATGCGCGGAAAGGCGGAACCGGGGCGGCAGCGGCAGGCGTGCGGGCAGCGGTGGTCATGCGGTCATCTCCTGGTGGGTGTGAGAGGAGGAGGCGGTCAGGTTCAGGAACGCCTCTTCCAGTGTGGCGCGGCTGACCTCCAGTTCGTGAATGTGGGTGCTCTGCGCGAACAGGGCGGCCAGCAGCGCTTCCGGCTCGCGTGAACGCAGCGTGGCGCGGCCTGCATCGTCGACGGCTGCCTGCTGCACGTGGGGCAGGCTCTGTAACTCGGCCAGCACCAGATCGCTGACAAAGCGGATCGTCGCGCCCTGCACGCCCGCCTTGATCTGCTGCGGCGTGCCGTCGGCCACGATGCGGCCAGCGCTCAGCAGCACGATGCGGGCGGCGCTGCGTTCGGCTTCCTCCAGATAGTGCGTGGTCAGCACGATGGTCTTGCCCTGCCGCTGCATCTGGCCCACGCCCTCCCAGAAGATCTGGCGGCTCTGCACGTCCATCGCCACCGTCGGCTCGTCCAGAAACAGCAGCGCCGGATCACCGATGATGCTCAGCCCGAAGCCCAGCCGCCGTGCCTGCCCGCCCGACAGGGTCCCGGCCCGCTGCCGAGACTGCGCCTTCAGGTCGCACAGGTCCAGCACGTCCGGCACGGCCAGCGGCGCGGGATACAGCGCGGCGTACAGGGTCAGCAGCTCGCGCACAGTCAGCGTGGTGGGCAGCGACAGATCCTGCGGCATGGCTCCCAGATGTGTCCGGGTGCGCGGGTCGCGGGGATCGCCGCCCATCACGCTCACACGGCCCTGGGTGGGTGCCTCCAGCCCCAGCATCAGGTTGATGAGCGTCGATTTCCCGGCACCGTTGGGACCGAGCAGCGCGGTCAGCTCGCCGCGCTTCAGCTCCAGCCCGACGCCGTTCAGCGCCTGCACACTGCCGTACCGCTTGTACGCGTCTTCAACAATCACGGCGGGAAGGCCGCTGCTGTTCGCTGCCACTGGCACTGAACTGGAAAGGGGAGAGGTCTGCATACCGTCATGCTAGGCCGGTGCAGTCTGTGTCCCCAGTGGCGGGCGTCAGGTGACACAGATGACAATCGTCATGTTCTACCGCGCTAATTAGATAAAGGCGCGGCAACCACCGAGAGCGGAGGCGTACCGGTAAATGCTCTAAACTGCTGTCATGCCGGAACCCGTGCCTGGCTCCAACGTGGGAGCCTCATCCTCATCCATCCTGACCGAGTTCACGCTCTCTCCGGCGACAGTGGAACACCTGAAAGATACGCTGCGTGCCTCACTGGTCGGCTGGGCTGCCGTGCGGGTGCAGGACGAACGTGCCCTGGTGCTGCCTGCCCCCGACCTGGACCGGCTGTATGCCGGGCTGGAAAGCCTGCTGGGGGCGGCCTGGTCGCTGCGCTACGCCGTCGATCAGGTCAGCCCGGCGGTGGTGCGGGCGACGCTGCGGCTGGGCGGAGCAGGTGGCCCGGAACGCGAGGGGCTGGGCCAGGGGCATACGCTGCAAGATGCCCGGCTGCTGGCTCTGGCCGATGTGTGCCGCGCCTACGGAGCCGCGCCCGATCAGGAAGGCCAGTGGGTCGAGTACGATCCGGACGAAGGCCCCAATACGGCGGAACTGGAACCGCAGCAGCCGCCGAGTGTGCAGGGCGCGGCGTCGGGGCGTCCGCTGCCGGAACTTGTGCGCGATCCGCAGCTGGAGCGTGCCAGAAAGCACATCGACGATCTGCTGGAAGGTCTGAAGGGCGGTGGGCTGGGCAAGCAGGCGGCGCAGGTGCTGGCGCGGCGCGGCTATGGCAACACCGTCGAGGAGAGCCGTGAAGTGTACAAGGAACTCAAGGCTCTTCAGGCGCGGGGCTAGCGGCCCAATGGACCGGGGCAGGGTGGGGCGCTGTGCGCTGTAAATTCATTGCTATCGGCGACGTTCACGCCGATTTCGAGCGGCTGTGGGAAGCGCTGCGGGCCGCGAGCTGCATCGACGCCGCCGGAATGCCCACGATGCCGGTTCTGAGCGGGCTGTATCAGGTGGTCTTGATCGGTGATCTGGTGCATCCCAAGACCGAAGCCGAATACGCCCGCCTGATCGGCAGCGACGCCTTCGATTCCTCCGACCCCGAGCAGCTGTTTCTGGCGGCCCGCGAGCAGGTCAAGCGGCTGGAGCGGCTGTACGCGTATCAGCGGGCGGCTCCCCGTTCGGTCCATATCATTCTGGGCAATCACGATGACGCCGTGCTGCACACCGATTATCTGCTGGGCACGGTGGGCGGTCTGAGCCACATCGAATTCGACGCCTCGCGCGGCGGAGTGATGCTGCCCGAGCATCTACGGGCATGGTTCCAGAGCTCTCTGCGCGAACTGCGGGTCGGTGGGCTGCACTTCGCACACGTAGGGCCGCTGCCAGCCATGACCAGTTACGACGACTTGTTCTATGCCGATCATGTTCACAAGCGCTGGTGGCAGGACACGCCCGAATACGTGCAGATGGCGGGCATCGAATTCGGGGTTTACGGCCATACCCAGATGAAAGACGGCATCATGATCAACCGCACCAACGGCTTTGCCATGATCGACGCGCTGCATACCCGCGAGTATCTGGAAGTGTTGGTCGATACAGGCAGCGTGGAAGAACCGCTCAGCGTTCGGCCCGTTCCGTTCTGAGGATTCTGAAACGTTGCCGTCTGCAATGGCCTTCCTGCGGCTGACGGGAGCAGTGGTTCGGCCGTCACGAACAAATCTGCTCGCACGGACGAGACCGTGCCCATGTTGACAAGCTCGGAAGCGACGGCTATCCTTAGACCCGCTGTGAAAGCGGCGAAAGCACAAACTGGGGTTCGGTAGTGTAGCGGTTAGCATATCTGCCTGTCACGCAGAAGGTCGCGGGTTCAAATCCCGTCCGAACCGCCAAACTTCTCTCGCGGGGGAAGGTCCGGCAAAGTAGCTCAGTTGGTAGAGCAAACGACTGAAAATCGTTGGGTCGGCGGTTCAAGTCCGCCCTTTGCCACCACAAGATGTCAGAAGTTGTTTCAGGTCTTCGGGCCGCCAGTGTAGCTCAGGGGTAGAGCAACTGATTCGTAATCAGTAGGTCGTCGGTTCAAATCCGACCTCTGGCTCCAACAAGAAAGCCCGCCTCGTGCGGGTTTTTTTCGTTTCCGATTCGGCTGTTTTGCCGGGCGCAGCCCACGTTTTAAGAGACTGCGCCAGCACATCCACGCAGGTATCAGCCGCCGGTCTGCGTGCCGTCGTCGTCGATATGAATCAGGCCTTCGACGCGCTCGGCCAGTTCTGACCTGCCCAGGCTCCGCAGCGCCCGCGCCGTTCGCACGGTGCCTGCTGCGTCGATGATCCCCGCGTTCCAGCCCGCGATCAGCATGGCGCAGCCCTGAAGCGCGTCCTGAAGTTGCTCCTTGTGGAACATCGCCGCCAGTGCGCCGCTCTGGGGTGGGCGACTCGCCTGCACATCCTGCTGCACGCTTAAGATCACCTGCATAAATATCTGATCGTACTTCTGGCGGTCGGCGGGTGAAATGCTCTTGTTGGCCGTTCTGCTGGGGTCGGTCGGCTGAGACATGTCGCCAGTCTAGACCACGACCAATCCGGGTCGCCCCGGTCTAGGGCGGTAGGGCAGAAAGCGGGTGGGCCGCCTCTAAAAGGGCACACTTTTTCGCATTTTCAAGTATCTTGATGCAACTCCTGAGATCGGAGACCTATCAACATCAACGCGAGGAAGGGGTGCCGATGCTGAAATACATGCCAGGAAATGCTTTCTTTGACGAGATGTATACCCAGGACGGTGAAAGCCGCCCGCACTACCGGGGCGTTCAGGCGTATCTGGACCGACTGGGAGCGCCGGAAGTGCAGCGGCGACACGCGCTGCTCGATCTGGCGTTCAGAAATCAGGGCATCACCTTCACGGTTTACGGCGACGCTTCGGGCACCGAGCGCACCTTTCCCTTCGATCCGGTGCCGCGCATCATTCCGGCGAGCGAGTGGAAAGGCGTCGAGCGTGGACTGACTCAGCGGGTGCTGGCGCTCAACGCCTTTTTGCGCGACATCTATGGTCCCGGCGAGATTCTCAAGGACGGCGTGGTGCCGCGTGAACTGGTGTATACCTCCAGTCACTTCCGGCGCGAGGTTCACGGCATTCAGGTGCCGCTCGGTCTGTATACCCATATCGTCGGCACCGATCTGATCCGTGACGACAAGGGCGAATATCTGGTGCTGGAGGACAATCTGCGTTCGCCCAGCGGCGTCAGTTATCTGCTCGCCAACCGTCAGGCCATGACGCGTATCTACCCCGGCATGTTCGAGGCGCAGGGTGTGCGTCCGGTGCAGCATTACACCAGCGCCCTGCTGGAGCTGCTGCGCTCGCTCAGCCCGCGTGACCGCGACCCCACCGTGGTGCTGCTGACCCCTGGCATGTACAACTCGGCGTACTTCGAGCATGCATATCTGGCACAGCAGATGGGCATCGAGCTTGTCGAGGGCCGTGACCTGTTCGTGGCCGACGGACATGTATGGATGCGGACCACTGCCGGGCGACAGCAGGTCGACGTGATCTACCGCCGCATCGACGACGACTTCCTCGATCCGCTCACTTTCCGCCCCGACAGCGCTCTGGGCGTTCCCGGTCTGATCGAGGTTTACCGTCAGGGCCGGGTGGCCCTTGCCAATGCGGTGGGTGCGGGCGTGGCCGACGACAAGGCGGTGTATGCCTATGTGCCCGCCATGATCGAGTATTACCTGAACGAGAAGCCCATCCTGAACAACGTCCCGACCTTTCTGGGGTCGAATCCCGAGCACCTCGATCACATGCTCAGAAATGCCGAGAGCATGGCGATCAAGGCTGTGGGCGAGGCGGGCGGCTACGGCATGCTGATCGGCTCGGCCTCGACCCGAGAGCAGCGCGATGAGTTCCTGGAGAAGGTCAAGGCCAATCCGCGCAACTACATCGGTCAGCCGCTGGTGGCCCTTTCGCGGCACGGCACCTTCTATCCGGACAGCGGCAAACTCGAACCGGCCCACGTCGATCTGCGGCCTTACATCCTGGTCGGCAAGGAAGTGACCATCATTCCGGGTGGCCTGACACGGGTTGCCCTGACACGCGGGTCGCTGGTGGTCAACAGTTCGCAGGGCGGCGGGTCGAAAGATACCTGGGTACTGGAAAGCGACGCGCCGCCGGTGGCTCCGGTCAACCAGCCGGGTGCGAGCAAGGCCGACAAAGCCGCCTCGGAAGCCATCGCCAGCGTCACGGCGGGTCTGGTTCCCGAGGGCGGGGCACGCAAGACAGGCAAATCGGGCCGCGCTGGTAAAGCGGCTGGCCGCAAAATCAGTGACCGGGCCGAGCGTTCGGGCGTCACGGTGTCGGGGGCCAGAGGGACAGCATCCAGCAAGAAGGCAACGCCCGCCAGACGTTCGGCGGGGCCTGCGGGCAAAGTTGCCAGCGCCACCAAAGCGCCGCCTGCCAAATCTGTGGCTGCACCCCCAAAAGCGGCGACCAAGCCGGACGCGGTGAAAAAGGTGACGGGCAAATCTGCTGCAAAGGGTGGTGACAAGTAATGCTGTCACGGGTTGCCGAATCACTGTTCTGGATCGGGCGCTATGTCGAGCGTGCCGAGAACACCGCCCGCATGCTGGATGTCAATTATTACGCCACGCTGGAAGCTGCCGGACTGGTCAGCGAGCAGTGGGGGCCGCTGCTGTCGATTACGGGCAGCGAGCACAGTTTCCGAGAGGCGCGGGGCCGGGCCGATGCCCGCAACGTGCCGACATGGCTGGCCTTCGACCGGGGAAATCCCGGCAGCATCACGGCGAGCATCGCGCATGCCCGCGAGAACGCCCGTGGCCTGAGAGACCGTATTCCCAGCGAGATGTGGGAAGCGCTCAACCGCGCGTATCTCAATCTGTGCTCCAAAGACGAAGGCGTTCTTGACCGAGATGAGCTGCACGAGTACTGCGTGGCCGCCCGCGAGGCCAGCCATCTCTTTTTCGGCATCGCCTTTGCCACCCTGCCGCGTGACGAGGGCTGGCAGTTTCTGCGGGCCGGGCAGATTCTGGAGCGCGGCGATAACACGCTGCGGCTGCTTCAGGTGCGCTATCGCCAGAAGGCCGGAGACCTGCCGCAGGTCGCCGTTCACAATCACCGCTGGGTGGCGGTGCTCAAGAGTGCCAGTGCCTACGAGGCGTACCAGAAGCGCCGTCACGCGGGCCTCGATCCTCGGGCCATCGCCGAATTTCTGCTGCTCGACGCCGACTTTCCCCGCAGCGTTCGGCACGCCGCCAAGAACCTGCACGAGACGCTGGAACAGATCGAGCGCACCCGCCCAGAAGCGCACGCCCTGCTGATGCGCGAGGCGGCGTGGCTGTATGCCCGGCTTCAGCATGCCAGTGTGGATGACATCCTGGCCGACGAAGATCCGGGACTGGACGATCTGCTCAGCGATTTCAACGATCTTGGCCGCCAGATTCATCAGGCCTATTTCGTGGTGTAAGTCTGTGCAGCGCGGCTCAGCGTGTGTAGGGTGTGTCTGAAGACCTGGCTCACTCCTCTCAGAGCGATACCCCCTTTGTGTGCTTCATGCAGATCGAAGGGCTTCCTGTTGTAAGGCCAAATGGAGAGCCGACGAAGTACGGTGTAAGGTAGAGCGTTTGGAGTGGCTCTTTCCGCAGAGCTTGCGGCAACGATCACTCTTCAGGCTTCCAGCACCGCCCCCCACTTATGCGAGCAGAAATCAAGCACGTCACTGAGTACCGTTATCAGGAACCCGTCTGGGATTCCTTCAACGAGGTTCGCCTTCATCCGCAGCGAGATGAGCGCCAGAACGTCCTGGCCTTCAATATTCACGTCACGCCGGATGTTCCAGTTACTTCACACCGCGACTATTTCGGCAACCTCATCCATCATGTTCACGTTCACGAGCGTCATACCCTGCTGCGGATCGAGGCCCATACGCTGGTCGTTACGTATCGGTCCCGCGTTCCAGCGCCGACCAGTGTTCAGAGCCTCGACCCTTTCCGGCGCGAACTGACTGAATACCTGATCGCCTCGCCGCGTATTCCCGAGGCACACTGGGCCGACATCTTCGAGATCACGGCACCGCTGCGAACAGGTGACCTGCCAGATTTTCTGATGGAACTGACGCGGACGCTGTATCGCCGCTTCACCTACACGCCCGGAGCTACCAACGTCAGAACCACGCTGGAACAGTTTGCGGGCACCGGGCGCGGCGTGTGTCAGGATTACGCGCACGCGATGCTGGGTATCTGCCGTTCGCTGGGGATTCCCGCCCGCTATGTCAGCGGCTACATCTATGCCGGAGCCAACTTCGTGGGTGCGGAGGCAAGTCATGCCTGGGTCGAGGCCTATATCCCCGGTGCTGGCTGGGTGGGCTACGACCCGACCAACAATACCGAGGTTGTCGAGGCCCATGTCAAGATCGGGCACGGGCGCGACTACAGCGAC contains the following coding sequences:
- a CDS encoding sensor histidine kinase; amino-acid sequence: MTRPEDRTPPPDDAPARRRMWRIFPLVWLGYLFFPIRAYLSAPHSPWLTALAFMALLAFTGVWITIYTRRIWKRHQALIVLGFAACVLMYTLGLLVVGYDSATFLVYAGALIGYQASLRVGVWGMAIIVAALLTPGWIGTLGTLRPGLGHLGVVDLVQILVLTLVALWGNHAAYRQTISSIRLARVQAEKEKLAADAERERIARDLHDLLGHTLSVIVLKSELARKLAERDPARAIAEIADVERISREALGEVRSAVRGYRGSGLSAELARSKVALDAAGVRLELDAPELNSGGLNLPAAVEYAMEMVLREAVTNIVRHAHARNAAVRVLREGQAFVLEVRDDGSSKSDSPHVEGTGLTSMRERVRATGGDVQVSRRSGTCLRASFPLEVQASAQTGLRQAGA
- a CDS encoding ABC transporter permease, which gives rise to MTTAARTPAAAAPVPPFRAFAALFRTELLKLVRNRAFVMPSLLLPVMFFALFALPNLDGHLGGVQAGQYMVVSYAAYSLVSTALFAFGVNIATERASGWMRQLRITPVTPGAYLASKVLAAMLMGLLSVLVLLVFARISGGVSLPASMLGVVLLRLLVGMVPFALLGLTLGLALGPSGAAPTANLINIPLMFASGIFYPLDVAPKFIQSIAPYLPAYHYGQLGWTALGAKDPSNQLTHWAVLGGYALLFLGLSLWAYRRDEARRGG
- a CDS encoding ABC transporter ATP-binding protein — translated: MQTSPLSSSVPVAANSSGLPAVIVEDAYKRYGSVQALNGVGLELKRGELTALLGPNGAGKSTLINLMLGLEAPTQGRVSVMGGDPRDPRTRTHLGAMPQDLSLPTTLTVRELLTLYAALYPAPLAVPDVLDLCDLKAQSRQRAGTLSGGQARRLGFGLSIIGDPALLFLDEPTVAMDVQSRQIFWEGVGQMQRQGKTIVLTTHYLEEAERSAARIVLLSAGRIVADGTPQQIKAGVQGATIRFVSDLVLAELQSLPHVQQAAVDDAGRATLRSREPEALLAALFAQSTHIHELEVSRATLEEAFLNLTASSSHTHQEMTA
- a CDS encoding single-stranded DNA-binding protein, whose protein sequence is MPEPVPGSNVGASSSSILTEFTLSPATVEHLKDTLRASLVGWAAVRVQDERALVLPAPDLDRLYAGLESLLGAAWSLRYAVDQVSPAVVRATLRLGGAGGPEREGLGQGHTLQDARLLALADVCRAYGAAPDQEGQWVEYDPDEGPNTAELEPQQPPSVQGAASGRPLPELVRDPQLERARKHIDDLLEGLKGGGLGKQAAQVLARRGYGNTVEESREVYKELKALQARG
- a CDS encoding metallophosphoesterase, which translates into the protein MRCKFIAIGDVHADFERLWEALRAASCIDAAGMPTMPVLSGLYQVVLIGDLVHPKTEAEYARLIGSDAFDSSDPEQLFLAAREQVKRLERLYAYQRAAPRSVHIILGNHDDAVLHTDYLLGTVGGLSHIEFDASRGGVMLPEHLRAWFQSSLRELRVGGLHFAHVGPLPAMTSYDDLFYADHVHKRWWQDTPEYVQMAGIEFGVYGHTQMKDGIMINRTNGFAMIDALHTREYLEVLVDTGSVEEPLSVRPVPF
- a CDS encoding circularly permuted type 2 ATP-grasp protein is translated as MKYMPGNAFFDEMYTQDGESRPHYRGVQAYLDRLGAPEVQRRHALLDLAFRNQGITFTVYGDASGTERTFPFDPVPRIIPASEWKGVERGLTQRVLALNAFLRDIYGPGEILKDGVVPRELVYTSSHFRREVHGIQVPLGLYTHIVGTDLIRDDKGEYLVLEDNLRSPSGVSYLLANRQAMTRIYPGMFEAQGVRPVQHYTSALLELLRSLSPRDRDPTVVLLTPGMYNSAYFEHAYLAQQMGIELVEGRDLFVADGHVWMRTTAGRQQVDVIYRRIDDDFLDPLTFRPDSALGVPGLIEVYRQGRVALANAVGAGVADDKAVYAYVPAMIEYYLNEKPILNNVPTFLGSNPEHLDHMLRNAESMAIKAVGEAGGYGMLIGSASTREQRDEFLEKVKANPRNYIGQPLVALSRHGTFYPDSGKLEPAHVDLRPYILVGKEVTIIPGGLTRVALTRGSLVVNSSQGGGSKDTWVLESDAPPVAPVNQPGASKADKAASEAIASVTAGLVPEGGARKTGKSGRAGKAAGRKISDRAERSGVTVSGARGTASSKKATPARRSAGPAGKVASATKAPPAKSVAAPPKAATKPDAVKKVTGKSAAKGGDK
- a CDS encoding alpha-E domain-containing protein, which encodes MLSRVAESLFWIGRYVERAENTARMLDVNYYATLEAAGLVSEQWGPLLSITGSEHSFREARGRADARNVPTWLAFDRGNPGSITASIAHARENARGLRDRIPSEMWEALNRAYLNLCSKDEGVLDRDELHEYCVAAREASHLFFGIAFATLPRDEGWQFLRAGQILERGDNTLRLLQVRYRQKAGDLPQVAVHNHRWVAVLKSASAYEAYQKRRHAGLDPRAIAEFLLLDADFPRSVRHAAKNLHETLEQIERTRPEAHALLMREAAWLYARLQHASVDDILADEDPGLDDLLSDFNDLGRQIHQAYFVV
- a CDS encoding transglutaminase family protein yields the protein MRAEIKHVTEYRYQEPVWDSFNEVRLHPQRDERQNVLAFNIHVTPDVPVTSHRDYFGNLIHHVHVHERHTLLRIEAHTLVVTYRSRVPAPTSVQSLDPFRRELTEYLIASPRIPEAHWADIFEITAPLRTGDLPDFLMELTRTLYRRFTYTPGATNVRTTLEQFAGTGRGVCQDYAHAMLGICRSLGIPARYVSGYIYAGANFVGAEASHAWVEAYIPGAGWVGYDPTNNTEVVEAHVKIGHGRDYSDVSPISGSYHGSTRGELDVEVKVYDQQQ